A window of the Aquimarina spinulae genome harbors these coding sequences:
- a CDS encoding TonB-dependent receptor — protein MFTYFKKINKSHKSLRLVGSRVLLFVSIFIIGVNGFAQEKENETLDTERVVIVKAYTPTISDAFKVKSTPVLNDSVTQQKKQIRYSIFSVPVASTYTPAKGRAANIDRPKPIDIYDNYATLGFGNFTSVLAEFYSNFQLNRSDNIGLYLHHNSSQGGIEEVQLDDKFYNTFLDLNYTSRTRDYTYGIEVGAEHQLYNWYGLPDIPSLTQEQINAIDPQQSYFGAKLGGKLQFDDLYFKKAVLNYRYFGDALSSVEHHVIAKPTFEFEIGDNLITTNFIADYLKGSFERDLAFQTPNEYGVLNVGVNPSLVILRDNLTLNLGAAVYYSIDTENSDNDFFIYPKVTASYRLLEEAVIAYGGLEGDLRQNTYRDAVQKNPFVSPTLVIEPTNMLYDAYVGLKGKISDVVSYNFRGSYISEDEKPLFVNNVRATLQREGFDYGNSFSYRYDDVNTLIGYGELNFEISKKFKLGASAEYFNYSSEDEQEAWNLPELKASVLMDYQINKKWYVGAQLFYVGERKDINNQVISLPTVPESVVTLDSYFDANVNLGYRLSDKLSFFIKGNNLAGDNYERWVNFPVQDIQVLGGVTYKFNY, from the coding sequence ATGTTTACATATTTTAAGAAAATAAATAAATCTCATAAGTCTCTAAGACTTGTGGGGTCTAGAGTGTTACTTTTTGTGTCAATTTTTATAATTGGGGTAAATGGCTTCGCTCAGGAAAAAGAAAATGAAACTCTGGATACAGAACGTGTGGTTATTGTAAAAGCATACACACCAACAATTAGTGATGCATTTAAAGTAAAATCCACTCCCGTTCTTAATGATTCTGTGACACAGCAGAAAAAGCAAATACGATATAGTATTTTTTCTGTTCCTGTGGCGTCTACATATACACCTGCAAAAGGAAGAGCAGCCAATATCGATAGACCAAAACCCATAGATATCTATGATAACTATGCTACATTAGGATTTGGGAACTTTACATCGGTTCTCGCAGAGTTTTATAGTAATTTTCAGCTTAACCGATCAGATAATATTGGATTGTATTTACATCATAATTCATCACAGGGAGGCATAGAAGAGGTGCAATTAGATGATAAATTTTATAATACTTTTCTTGACCTTAATTATACGTCCCGTACAAGAGATTATACATATGGGATAGAAGTAGGAGCAGAGCACCAATTATACAATTGGTATGGGTTACCAGATATTCCTTCATTAACACAAGAACAGATTAATGCAATTGATCCACAACAAAGTTATTTTGGAGCAAAACTAGGAGGGAAACTTCAATTTGATGACCTGTATTTTAAGAAAGCAGTATTAAATTATAGATATTTTGGCGATGCTTTAAGTTCTGTAGAACACCATGTGATAGCAAAACCTACTTTCGAGTTCGAAATAGGAGATAACCTAATCACAACTAATTTTATCGCAGATTATTTAAAAGGAAGTTTCGAACGCGATCTTGCGTTCCAGACACCAAATGAGTACGGCGTTTTAAATGTTGGGGTCAATCCAAGTCTTGTAATATTAAGAGATAATCTTACCTTAAATCTTGGAGCAGCAGTGTATTATAGTATTGATACAGAGAATAGTGATAATGATTTCTTTATTTATCCCAAAGTAACTGCTTCCTATAGATTATTAGAAGAAGCTGTTATTGCCTATGGCGGACTTGAAGGTGATTTACGACAAAATACGTATCGGGATGCTGTGCAAAAAAATCCTTTTGTATCCCCAACTTTAGTTATAGAGCCTACAAACATGTTATATGATGCTTATGTAGGATTGAAAGGGAAAATATCTGATGTAGTAAGTTATAATTTTAGAGGAAGTTATATTTCAGAAGACGAGAAACCTTTATTTGTTAATAATGTTAGAGCAACATTACAACGTGAAGGGTTTGATTACGGAAACTCATTCTCATATCGCTATGACGATGTTAATACCTTAATAGGATATGGAGAGTTAAATTTTGAAATTAGCAAAAAATTTAAGCTAGGAGCCTCAGCAGAATATTTTAATTATAGCTCAGAAGACGAACAAGAAGCATGGAATCTCCCTGAACTAAAAGCTTCGGTACTTATGGATTATCAAATCAATAAAAAATGGTACGTAGGAGCACAGTTATTTTATGTTGGCGAACGAAAAGATATTAATAATCAAGTCATTTCTTTACCTACAGTTCCTGAGTCTGTGGTAACTCTAGATTCCTATTTTGATGCTAATGTAAATTTAGGATATCGATTAAGTGATAAACTATCTTTCTTTATTAAAGGAAACAATCTGGCAGGAGATAATTATGAACGTTGGGTAAATTTCCCTGTTCAGGATATACAAGTTTTAGGAGGAGTTACGTATAAGTTTAACTACTAA
- a CDS encoding M23 family metallopeptidase: protein MKGTLLLIFCLFSIGMFSQDNFKLYYEETENGFKILADNDEYTPVSAKIDFRLENLTSTNGSNKVFVVPAKTKRHTITDLKVIDRKKRIKLGYESIYNHGDHNQKKYDTGFKYYLPFKKGEEYWLSQGYNGATSHQNENALDFKMPVGTKVYAARDGVVVDIEESFSKSCTSADCAKYNNFILIYHSDGTFAEYTHIKKNGAQVNIGDQVKIGQFIGYSGDVGWATGPHLHFIVFFQRLKERITLKTKFLTGNGKQAIALKEKEKYRREY, encoded by the coding sequence ATGAAAGGTACTTTACTTCTTATTTTTTGCCTGTTTTCAATAGGTATGTTTTCCCAGGATAACTTTAAACTCTATTATGAAGAAACAGAAAATGGGTTTAAGATTCTGGCAGATAATGACGAATATACTCCGGTGTCTGCAAAAATAGATTTCAGGTTAGAAAATCTTACATCAACTAATGGAAGTAATAAAGTTTTTGTAGTACCAGCAAAAACAAAAAGACACACGATTACAGATCTAAAAGTAATTGATAGAAAAAAACGCATAAAACTGGGGTATGAATCTATCTATAATCATGGGGATCATAACCAAAAAAAATACGATACCGGTTTTAAATATTACTTACCTTTTAAAAAAGGAGAAGAATATTGGTTATCTCAGGGATATAATGGAGCTACTTCTCACCAAAATGAAAATGCATTAGATTTTAAAATGCCTGTAGGAACTAAGGTTTATGCGGCACGAGATGGAGTAGTTGTAGATATCGAAGAAAGTTTTAGTAAAAGTTGCACTTCTGCAGATTGTGCCAAGTATAATAATTTTATTCTTATTTATCATAGCGATGGTACTTTTGCCGAGTATACCCATATTAAAAAAAATGGAGCACAAGTAAACATCGGTGATCAGGTAAAAATAGGTCAATTTATTGGGTATAGCGGTGATGTTGGTTGGGCTACAGGGCCACATTTACATTTCATCGTATTTTTTCAAAGACTAAAAGAAAGAATTACCTTAAAAACAAAATTCTTAACCGGAAACGGAAAACAAGCTATTGCACTTAAAGAAAAAGAAAAGTATCGTAGGGAATATTAA
- a CDS encoding DUF885 domain-containing protein: MIKKMLFIACFAMIFTACKNEATATKEPEEKVDVSAKFNEMLDNYYEEGLQLNPVQATFAGDNRFNDQFPNPLADETVNKTKAYFKKYKEQLAQFDDATLSESEKMTKAILNWECDMNLERFNFKQDYFPIDQMWSINLVAGQLASGASAQPFKTVQDYNNWLKRLEGYIDWMTSAEAKMKEGMAAGYVLPKSLIVKVLPQLEALTVEDLDQHLFYTPVKNFPEDFSDEDKKQLTEAYSKMVSEKIVPTYKSLHKFMSTDYMEAGRTSSGIEGIPGGKDFYQYQIKLYTTTTMTADEIHKLGLSEVARISSEMEKIKEQVGYAGDLKSFFDHVRNKKELMPFTEPQQVIDNFNAIHDRMKPQIEKLFDVKPKTPFEVRRTEAFRENSASAEYNPGSLDGTRPGIFYTPIPEVTKYNTYSDESLFLHEAIPGHHYQISLTQESEELPKFRKTLWYSGYGEGWALYSESLGKELGLYTDPYQYFGMLGAEMHRAVRLVVDTGLHSKGWTREQAIQYSLDNEAESEAGITSEIERYMANPGQALSYKIGQLKIRELRAKAEAALGDKFDIRQFHNQVLETGCVPLALLENKINTWIASNK; encoded by the coding sequence ATGATCAAAAAGATGCTTTTTATAGCTTGTTTTGCTATGATTTTTACAGCTTGTAAAAATGAAGCTACTGCTACCAAAGAACCTGAAGAAAAGGTAGATGTTAGTGCCAAATTTAATGAGATGCTAGATAATTATTATGAAGAAGGTCTACAGCTCAATCCAGTACAAGCTACCTTTGCCGGGGATAATAGATTTAACGACCAATTTCCTAATCCGTTGGCAGATGAAACAGTAAATAAAACCAAAGCTTATTTTAAAAAGTATAAAGAGCAATTGGCGCAATTTGATGATGCTACACTATCTGAAAGCGAGAAAATGACTAAGGCAATTCTCAACTGGGAATGTGATATGAACTTAGAAAGGTTTAATTTTAAACAAGACTATTTTCCTATTGATCAAATGTGGTCTATTAATCTTGTTGCCGGGCAATTGGCGAGTGGTGCTAGTGCACAACCTTTTAAGACTGTCCAAGATTATAATAATTGGCTAAAACGTCTGGAAGGATATATAGATTGGATGACATCTGCCGAAGCAAAAATGAAAGAAGGTATGGCTGCAGGATATGTGTTACCAAAATCGTTGATCGTAAAAGTGCTTCCGCAATTAGAAGCATTAACAGTTGAAGACTTAGATCAACATCTTTTCTATACTCCTGTAAAGAATTTTCCAGAAGATTTTTCTGATGAAGACAAAAAACAATTAACAGAAGCTTACAGCAAAATGGTTTCCGAAAAAATTGTTCCTACCTATAAAAGCCTTCATAAATTTATGAGTACAGATTATATGGAAGCGGGTAGAACTAGTTCTGGTATTGAAGGTATTCCTGGCGGAAAAGACTTTTATCAATATCAAATCAAGTTGTACACAACAACGACTATGACAGCCGATGAGATTCATAAGCTGGGACTTTCTGAAGTTGCCAGGATCTCCTCTGAAATGGAAAAAATTAAAGAGCAAGTAGGATATGCCGGCGATCTAAAATCATTTTTTGATCATGTGCGTAATAAGAAAGAATTGATGCCATTTACAGAACCACAGCAAGTGATCGACAATTTTAATGCAATCCATGATCGCATGAAACCACAGATTGAAAAACTGTTTGATGTAAAGCCAAAAACACCATTTGAAGTACGTAGAACAGAAGCTTTTCGTGAGAACTCTGCTAGTGCAGAATATAATCCAGGGTCATTAGATGGTACTCGCCCAGGGATTTTTTATACACCGATTCCAGAGGTAACCAAGTATAATACGTATAGTGATGAGTCGTTGTTTTTACATGAAGCAATACCAGGCCATCATTATCAAATCTCATTAACTCAGGAAAGCGAAGAATTACCAAAATTCAGAAAAACATTATGGTATAGTGGTTATGGCGAAGGATGGGCATTATATAGTGAGTCTTTGGGTAAAGAACTAGGCTTATACACAGATCCATATCAGTATTTCGGAATGTTAGGAGCAGAGATGCATCGTGCTGTTCGTCTTGTTGTAGATACAGGATTACATTCTAAAGGATGGACACGTGAGCAGGCAATTCAATATTCTTTAGATAACGAGGCAGAATCAGAAGCTGGGATTACTTCCGAAATAGAACGCTATATGGCTAATCCAGGTCAGGCATTATCTTATAAAATTGGGCAGTTAAAAATAAGAGAACTTCGTGCCAAAGCAGAAGCAGCACTAGGAGATAAGTTTGATATTCGCCAGTTTCATAATCAGGTCTTAGAAACCGGATGTGTACCATTGGCATTGCTAGAAAATAAAATCAATACATGGATTGCCAGTAATAAATAA
- a CDS encoding nuclear transport factor 2 family protein: protein MNKITAVLLVLSILSCQKPVDIKAEKHKIQSLMDLVEKAHFNKDANQFYQPNAEEWYDVRKGSIQRIKKSDRISGTQSYLDTMEFHQLVKRDDPIIEISDDGSMASYIGSVTVKGILEDEPVYWVVSWQSVLKKIDNEWKIISTANTEADAHTTAEIVLNQVRTNLGISGDSDIASIYALADCKGPNNSFKTLILSRETDGRMEQVNNKDHSIIKHGKNTSWYYDVNTQSLTESLSTEMQIFARGHELHWLSFKPETRYATPVLKGFTKFQNQTAFHIQFKDNANRPVNFYYAFNSFLPLGFDINTNEKGDLVTVIFKDWEKINGISVFKQSTFIQGTDLYNYNFIDIKINQVRDQDFKSKTGLIK, encoded by the coding sequence ATGAATAAAATAACTGCTGTATTATTAGTGCTTTCCATTTTATCATGTCAAAAACCAGTTGACATTAAAGCCGAAAAGCATAAAATTCAATCACTAATGGATCTGGTAGAAAAAGCTCATTTTAACAAAGATGCCAATCAGTTTTATCAACCTAATGCAGAAGAGTGGTATGATGTTAGAAAAGGCAGTATACAACGAATAAAAAAATCGGATAGGATTTCGGGTACTCAATCATATTTGGATACTATGGAATTTCACCAACTAGTTAAACGTGATGATCCTATTATTGAAATATCTGATGATGGTTCTATGGCTAGCTATATTGGATCAGTGACTGTAAAAGGGATTTTAGAGGATGAACCTGTATATTGGGTAGTTTCCTGGCAAAGTGTTCTAAAAAAAATCGATAATGAATGGAAAATCATTAGCACTGCCAATACCGAGGCCGATGCGCATACTACTGCAGAAATAGTTTTGAATCAAGTAAGAACTAATTTGGGTATTTCTGGCGACTCTGATATAGCTTCTATCTATGCTCTAGCAGATTGTAAAGGCCCCAATAATTCTTTTAAAACTCTTATACTATCTAGAGAAACCGATGGGAGAATGGAACAAGTTAATAACAAGGACCATAGTATTATAAAACATGGAAAAAACACCTCATGGTATTATGACGTAAACACACAATCACTTACCGAGTCTTTAAGTACTGAAATGCAAATATTTGCACGAGGTCATGAATTACATTGGTTAAGTTTTAAACCCGAAACCCGATATGCCACTCCTGTTTTAAAGGGATTTACTAAATTTCAGAATCAAACTGCATTTCATATTCAATTTAAGGATAACGCTAATAGACCTGTTAATTTTTATTATGCTTTCAATTCCTTTCTTCCATTAGGTTTTGATATCAATACGAATGAAAAAGGAGATTTGGTAACTGTTATTTTTAAAGATTGGGAAAAAATAAATGGGATCTCTGTTTTTAAACAATCAACCTTTATTCAAGGTACTGATTTATATAACTACAATTTTATCGACATCAAAATAAATCAAGTCAGGGATCAGGACTTTAAAAGTAAAACAGGTTTAATAAAGTAA
- a CDS encoding sensor histidine kinase gives MNIETPKISLGWRLVIVFIVGIVMFSIIAIASKFREAPKVDLLFLLLWMSIIYLSFEVIHEFQKKLVQKNLNSIWIFFGSSIGGTVIYTIFFYFYKWLDYLILGSEPPMIQHVIFSALTGLAICMIFGLILLTFNWKNQYYISHIQNEQFKKEIIKANLSILKNQLDPHFMFNNFNTLYYLIDEDGELAQRFLKNIASVYRYILQNNEKAIIPISREYEMARQYLLLIEQRYKTALKVHDAVDSAFFEYKSVPPLVLQQLIENAVKHNRIDERSPLHIHFEVTENYFTVKNNNNPKRTAGTTGTGLENITKRYDFLTENKVIISNTKDEFRVSIPLLPTTNETNSNV, from the coding sequence ATGAATATAGAAACACCTAAAATATCACTGGGATGGCGACTTGTTATCGTTTTTATTGTAGGGATAGTTATGTTTAGCATTATAGCAATTGCATCAAAATTTAGAGAAGCTCCTAAAGTAGATCTACTTTTTTTGTTGTTATGGATGTCTATTATTTACTTAAGTTTTGAAGTAATTCATGAGTTTCAGAAAAAGCTGGTGCAAAAGAACCTAAACTCTATTTGGATCTTTTTTGGAAGTAGTATTGGAGGAACAGTTATCTATACAATCTTTTTTTATTTTTATAAATGGTTAGACTATTTGATCCTCGGTAGTGAACCTCCTATGATACAACATGTGATATTCTCTGCTTTGACCGGGCTGGCAATTTGTATGATCTTCGGCCTTATTTTGCTGACATTTAACTGGAAAAATCAGTACTACATTTCTCATATACAAAATGAACAATTCAAAAAGGAAATTATAAAGGCAAATTTATCAATTCTAAAAAATCAACTCGATCCACATTTCATGTTCAATAACTTTAATACGTTATATTACTTAATTGATGAGGATGGTGAACTGGCACAAAGGTTTCTGAAAAATATAGCATCGGTATATAGATATATTCTGCAAAATAATGAAAAGGCAATTATACCTATATCACGTGAATACGAGATGGCACGACAATATCTTTTACTTATTGAACAACGCTATAAAACTGCTCTAAAAGTACATGATGCAGTAGATTCAGCATTTTTTGAATATAAAAGCGTTCCTCCATTAGTGTTACAACAACTTATTGAAAATGCCGTAAAACATAATAGAATAGATGAACGATCACCGTTACACATTCACTTTGAAGTAACAGAAAACTATTTTACAGTAAAAAACAACAATAATCCTAAACGTACAGCTGGTACTACCGGCACTGGATTAGAAAATATAACAAAACGATATGATTTCCTTACCGAGAATAAGGTGATTATTTCGAATACCAAAGATGAGTTTAGAGTATCTATACCTTTACTGCCAACAACCAATGAAACAAACAGCAATGTTTAA
- a CDS encoding LytR/AlgR family response regulator transcription factor: MKIKTVIIEDEATARDHLIKLIARISTDISVIASISTVTESIDWFRSNKHPDLIFMDIHLSDGISFDILKEVIIDAPIIFITAYDEYAIQAFKTTGIDYLLKPINKEDLQNALRKFFKSRVKEADEWIIRNIDLLQRIQKEEKIVYKERFLLKSGNSMTPVKISDIAYFYRDELVFAKLLDGKLFPLDDSLNQLQTIINPKEFIRLNRQLLVNINAIKKLTPSKPGQLSVLLTPEYHDEIHLSPERSRWLKLILDGK; the protein is encoded by the coding sequence GTGAAAATTAAGACAGTGATAATAGAAGATGAAGCAACTGCCAGAGATCATCTAATAAAGCTAATTGCTAGGATCAGTACAGATATTTCTGTCATTGCTTCAATTTCTACAGTAACAGAAAGTATAGATTGGTTTAGATCAAATAAACATCCAGATCTAATTTTTATGGATATTCACCTATCCGACGGGATTTCTTTTGACATATTGAAAGAAGTTATCATCGATGCTCCTATTATTTTTATTACCGCTTATGATGAATATGCTATACAAGCTTTTAAAACAACAGGAATTGATTATCTACTAAAACCTATTAATAAGGAAGATTTACAAAACGCATTAAGAAAATTCTTTAAAAGCCGAGTCAAAGAAGCAGATGAATGGATTATTAGAAATATAGATTTACTTCAACGCATACAAAAAGAAGAAAAAATAGTGTATAAGGAACGGTTTTTACTGAAATCAGGAAATAGTATGACGCCAGTAAAAATAAGTGATATAGCGTATTTCTATAGAGACGAATTGGTTTTTGCAAAGCTTTTAGATGGAAAATTATTTCCTTTAGATGATTCTTTAAACCAATTACAAACGATAATTAACCCTAAAGAATTTATTCGATTAAACAGGCAACTTTTGGTAAACATAAACGCAATAAAGAAATTAACCCCTTCAAAACCCGGTCAATTATCGGTACTGTTAACTCCAGAATACCACGATGAAATACATTTGAGCCCAGAACGATCGAGATGGTTAAAACTTATACTCGACGGAAAATAG
- a CDS encoding helix-turn-helix domain-containing protein, which yields MMYHWNEIFIGIQLCITIQLVVVGSVNVFTKNTKNVFLGIYCLLVANAHIALIFSDFFKKEPYMYAFFGGWKGYFYGPILYLYLKSLSKKWNHKKEWIHLILPFALFGLSLYRYFFISQEDSMIVRLKAVGYFFYWTLLISYFILGIKEFKQHIRINLKEKSKIRFQSFYTIVNTHLLFTIIPGFILFLSIYTDVSIIENLTETVVLPYYEYWAVPIYMLLFIFLLFYGITELQWVKKYFLIASIHQPVNDFQKNADVFIHIKEFFSANEVFKNPNLTIDELSLSSGITKSAIRSVLIEKGYSSFTDFVNEYRIKEFKNNLKEEKYNNYDLASIALLSGFNSKATFYRVFKKHTGITPNEYKAGVIRNKLLE from the coding sequence ATGATGTATCATTGGAATGAGATTTTTATTGGTATCCAGCTATGTATTACAATTCAATTAGTAGTAGTAGGCTCTGTAAATGTATTTACAAAAAATACAAAAAATGTCTTTCTGGGGATATACTGCCTTCTTGTAGCTAATGCACATATAGCTCTTATTTTTAGTGATTTCTTCAAAAAAGAACCTTACATGTATGCTTTTTTTGGAGGATGGAAAGGGTATTTTTATGGACCCATTTTATACCTTTATTTAAAATCGTTAAGTAAAAAATGGAACCATAAAAAAGAATGGATTCATTTAATACTTCCATTTGCTTTATTTGGATTGTCTCTTTATCGTTATTTTTTTATAAGCCAGGAAGATTCAATGATTGTAAGGTTAAAAGCAGTGGGATATTTTTTCTACTGGACCCTGTTAATTTCTTATTTCATTTTAGGGATAAAAGAATTTAAACAGCATATAAGAATAAACTTAAAAGAAAAATCAAAAATTAGATTTCAAAGTTTTTATACCATAGTAAATACTCATTTATTGTTTACCATTATACCGGGATTTATATTATTTCTTAGTATTTATACCGATGTTAGCATCATTGAGAACTTAACAGAAACTGTTGTATTACCTTATTATGAATATTGGGCTGTTCCTATATATATGCTTCTTTTTATATTCTTACTCTTTTACGGGATTACAGAATTGCAATGGGTAAAAAAATATTTTCTGATAGCTTCTATACATCAACCTGTGAATGACTTTCAAAAAAATGCAGATGTTTTTATACATATCAAAGAATTTTTCTCTGCCAACGAAGTGTTTAAAAACCCAAACCTCACTATAGACGAATTATCTCTTTCTTCGGGGATTACCAAATCTGCAATTCGATCTGTTTTGATCGAAAAAGGATATTCTAGTTTTACTGATTTTGTGAATGAATATAGAATTAAAGAATTTAAAAATAATCTGAAAGAAGAAAAGTATAATAATTATGACCTGGCCAGTATTGCTTTATTATCAGGATTTAATTCTAAAGCAACATTCTATAGAGTTTTTAAGAAACATACTGGTATAACTCCTAATGAGTATAAGGCAGGTGTAATACGTAATAAATTATTAGAATAG
- a CDS encoding carbohydrate binding family 9 domain-containing protein, translated as MRSIFIVFMLVSVVSSAQEIIDIPLGKSAITLDGKLEENAWSDALEFSDFKQIDPNIGTPASEQVIVKILYDKEYLYVGGIINFRDPSQIFATTLERDVAQVKDDYFQIHIDTYNDKINTLIFRTNPLSARQDMEVSRNGEEFNTSWNTFWDVKSLITEKGWSTEMRIPFSSLRYEKSSENMMRIKATVKYKEINERITSHLKNIDIGNALHHFTNAQEIRFTGLPVTKPLYITPYIKANAIRENLINEEGTAYESSTTILERKQYADHQVLDKILSNTGLDVKFKPNANHTIDFTLNTDFAEVEADDRIVNISRFPIFLNEKRLFFLENADIFNSNQFDHRLFHSRRIGIQDGASIPIIGGIRFTGGNTKWQYGLLSMQTHEVNEVAASANKSVTRIKKNIGKLGSYIGFINTNSLSSEDHNHLMAIDANIRLTNTVRTQLTVGTTFDKEKGDWKPMYGASINTFKNNGFGLQYRFREYTENFDPKLGFVSQPNTKRLTLNHGWRKSFTNHSFLQFFSIGHYFRKNWLSNSGNHDFFQTNFYMTAIHKKGHRLTMFFPIYQEDNLYRDWEIAEGVTIPAAQYKMWKFNPIFISGDAKPYKVTLDTEIGEFYGGNQFTMSYNVSYDFSTLFQAQLGGTYNNLRFPEEYVSETSRKLNLSRYFSRLKFNLSSKTSLNSYVQYDTRSDRLGWNLRFRYNPTEGTDLYVVYNHNANTNRNALQPRLPFTDNQILIIKFSKTFIR; from the coding sequence ATGAGGTCTATTTTTATCGTATTTATGCTGGTGAGCGTAGTATCATCGGCACAAGAAATTATTGATATTCCGTTAGGAAAAAGTGCTATTACTTTGGATGGAAAATTAGAAGAGAACGCATGGAGCGATGCTTTAGAATTTTCTGACTTTAAGCAAATAGATCCTAATATAGGAACTCCGGCATCAGAGCAAGTTATAGTAAAAATTCTATACGATAAGGAATATCTCTATGTAGGTGGAATTATTAATTTTAGAGATCCTTCTCAAATATTCGCCACAACACTAGAAAGAGATGTAGCTCAAGTAAAAGACGATTATTTTCAAATACATATCGACACTTACAATGATAAAATAAATACGCTCATTTTTAGAACAAATCCATTGAGTGCGCGACAGGATATGGAAGTAAGCCGTAATGGAGAAGAGTTTAATACTTCGTGGAATACCTTTTGGGATGTTAAATCACTCATTACAGAAAAAGGGTGGAGTACAGAAATGAGGATTCCGTTTTCATCGTTACGATATGAAAAATCTTCTGAGAATATGATGAGGATTAAAGCAACGGTAAAATATAAAGAGATCAATGAGCGTATAACATCTCATCTTAAAAATATAGATATTGGTAATGCACTACATCATTTTACAAATGCCCAAGAAATACGCTTTACAGGTTTACCGGTAACAAAACCACTATATATAACTCCGTATATAAAGGCAAATGCTATTCGGGAAAACCTCATTAACGAAGAAGGCACAGCATATGAAAGCAGCACTACCATTTTAGAACGTAAACAATATGCAGATCATCAGGTATTAGATAAGATATTGAGTAATACGGGATTAGATGTAAAATTTAAGCCTAATGCAAATCATACGATAGATTTTACATTAAACACCGATTTTGCAGAGGTAGAAGCAGATGATCGAATCGTTAATATTTCTCGTTTCCCAATATTTTTAAATGAAAAGCGATTGTTTTTCCTTGAAAACGCTGATATCTTCAACTCTAATCAATTTGATCATCGCTTATTTCATTCCAGACGAATTGGTATTCAGGATGGTGCTTCAATTCCTATTATAGGTGGTATTCGATTTACAGGCGGGAATACAAAATGGCAATACGGGCTTTTATCAATGCAAACACATGAGGTAAATGAAGTAGCTGCTTCTGCTAATAAGAGCGTAACCCGAATTAAAAAAAACATAGGGAAACTAGGGTCATATATTGGTTTTATAAATACCAATTCATTAAGTAGTGAAGACCATAATCATTTAATGGCTATAGATGCAAATATTCGTTTAACCAATACCGTTAGAACTCAATTAACAGTAGGTACAACCTTTGATAAAGAAAAAGGAGATTGGAAACCAATGTATGGAGCTTCAATAAACACATTTAAGAACAATGGTTTTGGACTGCAATACAGGTTTCGGGAATACACAGAAAACTTCGACCCTAAATTGGGTTTTGTCTCTCAACCAAATACCAAACGTTTAACATTAAATCATGGGTGGAGAAAGTCATTTACCAATCATTCATTCTTGCAATTTTTTTCGATAGGTCATTATTTTAGAAAAAACTGGTTGTCTAATTCTGGTAATCACGATTTTTTTCAAACGAATTTCTACATGACAGCGATACATAAAAAAGGACATCGTTTAACCATGTTTTTTCCTATCTATCAAGAAGATAATTTATATCGTGATTGGGAAATAGCAGAAGGAGTAACTATTCCTGCTGCACAGTACAAGATGTGGAAATTTAATCCTATTTTTATTTCTGGAGATGCAAAACCATATAAGGTTACATTAGATACAGAAATAGGAGAGTTTTATGGCGGAAACCAGTTTACTATGTCGTATAATGTTTCTTATGATTTTAGCACACTCTTTCAAGCTCAATTAGGAGGTACATATAATAATCTTAGGTTTCCTGAAGAGTATGTTAGTGAAACCTCTAGAAAACTAAATTTAAGTCGGTATTTTTCGAGGTTAAAATTCAATTTATCTTCAAAAACATCATTAAACTCTTATGTGCAATACGATACACGAAGTGATCGGTTAGGGTGGAATCTTAGGTTTAGATATAACCCTACAGAAGGTACAGATCTATATGTCGTCTATAACCATAATGCCAATACTAATAGAAATGCATTGCAACCCAGATTGCCATTTACAGATAATCAAATACTGATTATCAAATTTTCTAAAACCTTTATACGATGA